One Thomasclavelia spiroformis DSM 1552 DNA window includes the following coding sequences:
- a CDS encoding polysaccharide deacetylase family protein: MDQRKKKILSIVILIAVILIVSIGWFVIKNNKYDAYNQYNTDNKDTGEVMHYSKESDKLYVSLFYPKTESKKLNRIINDYYTEYLNHQKNNKDSKDIIYMDYSTDKVFDQYLNLSFTVERYNEDNKKTATETKRFAYDLNNEKMLSVNDCLRRSYKRALANINGIAEIEPEHTELKIGEKNLIIYNNDKEKIEINYEQNKELIRLANKNIPSEAPLDVKEPAAQPKIDPNKKMIAITLDDGPHKSNTIRTVELFEKYNGRATFLMLGKNVKQYPEIVKTVYEQGFEIGSHSWDHPDFRKLDANGIEKQIVDTQNEIFKITGYEPEIIRPPYGAVNETAKQVIADNGMKIALWNLDTEDWKVKNASKIKETIVNKAFDGAVILIHDIHTFTIDGLEMALEELNRNGYQFVTLETLSQYKELKNVIR; encoded by the coding sequence ATGGATCAAAGAAAAAAGAAAATATTAAGTATAGTAATTCTGATAGCAGTAATACTGATAGTTAGTATTGGGTGGTTTGTTATTAAAAATAACAAATATGATGCCTATAATCAGTATAATACCGACAATAAGGATACTGGAGAAGTAATGCATTATAGTAAAGAAAGTGATAAGCTGTATGTTTCTCTATTTTATCCAAAAACCGAAAGTAAAAAACTTAATCGCATTATCAATGATTACTACACAGAATATCTTAATCATCAAAAAAACAATAAAGATAGTAAAGATATTATTTATATGGATTATTCAACTGATAAAGTATTTGACCAGTATCTTAATCTTTCATTTACAGTTGAGCGATATAACGAAGATAATAAAAAAACAGCTACTGAAACTAAACGCTTTGCTTATGATTTAAATAACGAAAAGATGCTTAGTGTAAATGACTGTCTAAGAAGATCTTATAAAAGAGCATTAGCAAATATCAACGGAATAGCTGAAATTGAACCTGAACATACAGAACTTAAAATCGGGGAAAAAAATCTAATAATTTATAACAATGACAAAGAAAAAATAGAAATAAATTATGAGCAAAATAAAGAACTGATCAGGCTGGCAAATAAAAATATTCCATCTGAAGCACCGTTAGATGTAAAAGAACCAGCAGCACAGCCCAAAATAGATCCAAATAAAAAAATGATAGCAATAACATTAGATGACGGACCCCATAAAAGCAATACAATAAGAACAGTAGAACTGTTTGAAAAATATAACGGAAGAGCAACTTTTTTAATGCTAGGGAAGAATGTAAAACAGTATCCAGAAATAGTAAAAACAGTATATGAACAAGGATTTGAAATAGGGAGTCATTCATGGGATCATCCGGATTTCAGAAAACTTGATGCAAATGGAATAGAAAAACAGATAGTAGATACACAAAATGAGATATTCAAAATAACAGGATATGAACCAGAAATCATCCGACCACCATATGGAGCAGTGAATGAAACAGCAAAACAGGTAATAGCAGATAATGGAATGAAGATAGCACTGTGGAATTTAGATACAGAAGACTGGAAAGTAAAGAATGCAAGTAAAATAAAGGAAACAATAGTAAACAAAGCATTTGATGGAGCAGTAATATTGATACATGATATTCATACATTTACGATAGATGGATTAGAGATGGCATTAGAGGAACTAAATAGAAATGGCTACCAGTTTGTAACGTTGGAAACCTTAAGTCAATATAAAGAATTGAAAAATGTTATACGTTAA
- a CDS encoding ABC transporter ATP-binding protein/permease has translation MMINKRLINTVKESKKYIILNVIFQCFTLLANIIMMFSLAKFMESVFLKNVTGDIFINTLIIVLITIIVRSGFTILANRMSFQSSKIVKKKLRPMIYDKLLKIGLSYKEQIKTSEVVQVAVEGVEQLETYFGAYLPQFFYAMIAPITLFIVIGFINIVVASILLICVPLIPISIAVVQTWAKKLLSKYWGQYTSLGDTFLENLQGLTTLKIYQSDEFKNNEMNIEAEKFRKITMKVLIMQLNSIAIMDLVAYGGAALGMIVSVYYYLNGQINLFGCVFIILLSVDFFIPMRQLGSFFHIAMNGMAASDKIFKIIDLKENNLSTDQFPINNYDIKLNQLSFSYEENNDVLSNIDMNISKGELIGIVGESGSGKSTLAAILTGGNKGYRGSVKVGNVDLAKISESSLMENITYIGNQSYLFKGTVRDNLCMAKKDASDKELWDVLKQVNLSQYFKEQQGLDTKLLEKASNLSGGQRQRLALARALLHDSLIYIFDEATSNIDVESENEIINQIYELSKTKTIIMISHRLANVVKANCIYALDNGKVIESGKHEELLNNHNIYYRLWSKQKELETYGIGGIDNEAA, from the coding sequence ATGATGATCAATAAGCGATTAATTAATACAGTAAAGGAAAGTAAAAAATACATTATCTTAAATGTTATTTTTCAGTGTTTTACGTTATTGGCAAATATTATTATGATGTTTAGCTTAGCAAAATTTATGGAAAGTGTATTTTTAAAAAATGTAACAGGTGATATTTTTATAAATACACTCATTATTGTATTAATTACAATTATTGTAAGAAGTGGTTTTACAATTTTAGCTAATCGAATGAGTTTTCAATCATCTAAAATTGTAAAGAAAAAACTTCGACCAATGATTTATGATAAACTACTTAAAATTGGATTATCATACAAAGAACAAATTAAAACTTCTGAGGTTGTGCAAGTAGCTGTTGAAGGGGTAGAACAATTAGAAACATATTTTGGAGCATATTTACCACAGTTTTTTTATGCTATGATTGCCCCAATTACATTATTTATTGTAATAGGATTTATTAATATTGTTGTTGCAAGTATATTATTGATATGTGTGCCACTAATTCCTATCTCGATTGCTGTAGTACAAACATGGGCAAAAAAGCTGTTATCTAAATATTGGGGACAATATACATCTTTAGGTGATACATTTCTTGAAAATTTACAGGGACTAACTACTTTAAAGATTTATCAAAGTGATGAGTTTAAAAATAATGAAATGAATATTGAAGCTGAGAAATTTAGAAAGATTACAATGAAGGTTTTAATTATGCAGCTTAATTCCATTGCGATTATGGATTTAGTTGCTTATGGTGGAGCAGCTTTAGGAATGATTGTCTCTGTTTATTACTATTTAAATGGTCAAATTAATTTATTTGGATGTGTTTTTATTATTTTGTTATCTGTAGATTTCTTTATTCCAATGCGACAATTAGGTTCATTTTTCCATATTGCAATGAATGGAATGGCAGCAAGTGATAAAATCTTTAAAATAATAGATTTAAAAGAAAATAATTTATCTACAGATCAATTTCCAATTAATAACTATGATATTAAACTTAATCAGTTGAGTTTTAGTTATGAAGAAAATAATGATGTTTTATCAAATATTGATATGAATATTTCTAAAGGTGAGTTGATTGGAATTGTAGGTGAAAGCGGAAGTGGGAAATCTACTTTAGCTGCAATTTTAACGGGAGGAAATAAAGGTTATCGAGGAAGTGTTAAGGTAGGTAATGTAGATTTAGCTAAGATCAGTGAAAGTAGTCTAATGGAAAATATTACTTATATAGGTAATCAAAGTTATTTATTTAAAGGAACTGTTAGAGATAACTTATGTATGGCTAAAAAAGATGCCAGTGATAAAGAATTATGGGATGTTTTAAAACAGGTTAATTTGAGTCAGTATTTTAAAGAACAACAAGGACTTGATACTAAATTGTTAGAAAAAGCTAGTAATTTATCAGGTGGACAACGACAAAGATTGGCTCTTGCTAGAGCATTATTACATGACAGCCTAATTTATATATTTGATGAGGCAACATCAAATATTGATGTTGAAAGTGAAAATGAAATAATTAATCAAATATATGAACTTTCTAAGACAAAAACAATTATTATGATTTCACATCGACTGGCAAATGTTGTAAAAGCAAATTGTATATACGCATTAGATAATGGAAAAGTAATTGAATCAGGAAAGCATGAAGAATTATTAAATAATCATAATATATATTATCGTTTATGGAGTAAACAAAAAGAATTGGAAACATATGGCATAGGAGGGATAGATAATGAAGCAGCGTAG